Below is a window of Deinococcus seoulensis DNA.
CCGGCCTTGACGGTCGGGATGCCCTTGTCGTTGCCTTTGGCGGCGTCGCTGAGGGCCTTGGCGACCCCGGCGGGGTCTTCATGGGCGACAACGATGGCGCTGGGGCCTTTCAGAGCGTCGGCAAAGTCACGGCCGCCGTCCTGAAGGGCGAGGTTGATCAGGGTGTTCTTGGCAACAATCAGCTGCCCGCCCTTCTCGCGGATGTCTTTACGCAGTTTGCCCAGCTGGCCGGCGGTCAGTCCCTGGTAGTCGACCACGTAGAACGTGTCGATGCCCGTGAGGCTGCCCTTGAGGCTGCTGAGGGTCTGCTGGTTCTTGTCGTTCGCCACGCAGTACCTCCTAGGTGGGAACAAGTCCAGGTGCAGTGCTCGTCACCTGACAACTCGGCGGGATGTTTAAACCTGGCAAGGGTCCCCGCTGTCATGGATGCCTGAAAAGAAACGGATTGGAAAGGTGCGAGGAGTGCACCGGGGTGCCGATAAGAAGTGTCGATGGGTGAAGGTTGATGGTCAATGGTTTTTTCTGTCAACCATCAACCTTCTTCCACCGACGGTCCTGCTCAGGCGTTGCTGCCGCCGCTGAGGGTCAGCTGGATGCTGGGGCCCATCGTGGTGGTCAGGAAGGCGCTGCGCAGGAACACGCCCTTGGCGCTGCCGGGCTTGGCGGCTTCGAGGGCGCTGATCAGCGCGCTGTAGTTGGCGCTGAGGTTGCCGGGTTCGAAGCTGGCCTTGCCGATGGGCGCGTGGACGACGCCGGTCTTGTCGTTACGGAACTCGATGCGACCGGCTTTCAGGCTCTTGACCATGCCAGCCACGTCGGGACCGACGGTGCCGCTCTTGGGGTTGGGCAGCAGGCCGCGCGGCCCGAGCAGACGCGCGAGCTTCTGGCCGACCTGGGCCATCATGTCGGGGGTGGCGACAACAGCGTCGAACTCCATGAACCCACCGGCGATGCGCTCGATCAGTTCGTCACTGCCGACCACGTCCGCGCCAGCAGCCTCGGCGGCCTGCACGTTCTCACCCTTGGTGATCACGGCGACGCGCACGCTACGGCCGGTGCCGTGGGGCAGGGCGACCGTGCCACGCACGTTCTGGTCGCTCTTGCGGGGGTCGATGCCGAGGCGGAAGTGCACTTCGACGGTCTCGTCGAACTTCGCGGTGGCGATGTCCTTGACCAGCGCGGCGGCCTCGTCGATGGTGTACTGCTTGCTGCGGTCCACCTTGGCGACGAGCGCCTCGTAACGCTTACCGTGCTTAGGCATTCGGGGCCCCCTCGATGGTCACGCCCATGGAGCG
It encodes the following:
- the rplJ gene encoding 50S ribosomal protein L10, which encodes MANDKNQQTLSSLKGSLTGIDTFYVVDYQGLTAGQLGKLRKDIREKGGQLIVAKNTLINLALQDGGRDFADALKGPSAIVVAHEDPAGVAKALSDAAKGNDKGIPTVKAGFVEGNRVDVKVVERLASLGSKQSLQGELVGVLSAHLSNFVGVLEAYKTKLEEQA
- the rplA gene encoding 50S ribosomal protein L1, translating into MPKHGKRYEALVAKVDRSKQYTIDEAAALVKDIATAKFDETVEVHFRLGIDPRKSDQNVRGTVALPHGTGRSVRVAVITKGENVQAAEAAGADVVGSDELIERIAGGFMEFDAVVATPDMMAQVGQKLARLLGPRGLLPNPKSGTVGPDVAGMVKSLKAGRIEFRNDKTGVVHAPIGKASFEPGNLSANYSALISALEAAKPGSAKGVFLRSAFLTTTMGPSIQLTLSGGSNA